The following proteins are co-located in the Apium graveolens cultivar Ventura chromosome 5, ASM990537v1, whole genome shotgun sequence genome:
- the LOC141659949 gene encoding uncharacterized protein LOC141659949: MAGECRPRRISHPIPLAELLKGAQLWSVKPPEFKGEVDPVAARIWLKEIEKAFTLTQVSDNLRSDYASYFLKGEANYWWESTRAVEGEGPVLWARFIELFLEKYFPDCLQNQLEVEFLELKQDEKSVAEYEAKFTELARLVPVYVNTEAQKVKRFQQGLKPEIRSGVVALQLKIYPSVVQAALVIESDQKLAAKEKGDKKRKSESITGETNPGGSGQRFQKRFGQNRNKRFRRQNFLRLGLLPP; the protein is encoded by the exons ATGGCAG GAGAATGCCGCCCAAGAAGAATATCCCACCCAATTCCTCTAGCAGAGCTTCTGAAGGGGGCCCAGTTATGG tcggtaaagcctccagaatttaAGGGCGAGGTGGACCCAGTTGCTGCTAGgatttggctaaaggaaatagagaaagctttCACCCTTacgcaagtaagtgataatcttagATCAGACTATGCGAGCTATTTTCTCAAGggtgaagcgaattattggtgggaatccacccGTGCCgtggaaggagaaggccctgtctTGTGGGCCAGGTTTATAGAgttgttcttggaaaaatattttccggaCTGTTTGCAGAACCAGTTAGAAGttgagtttttggaattgaagcaggatGAAAAGAGTGTGGCCGAGTATGAGGcaaagtttacggaattggcccgaTTGGTGCCTGTGTATGTGAATACTGAAGCTCAGAAAGtaaagaggttccagcagggactgaagccAGAAATTCGCAGTGGGGTTGTAGCCTTGCAGCTCAAGATATATCCCTCCGTAGTTCAGGCCGCGCTGGTAATtgaaagtgaccagaagttggctgCCAAGGAAAAGGGCGATAAGAAGCGGAAATCTGAAAGCATCACTGGTGAAACGAATCCAGGGGGATCCGGTCAGAGGTTTCAGAAGAGGTTTGGCCAGAACAGAAATAAAAGATTTAGAAGACAGAATTTTCTCAGGTTAGGCCTGCTACCACCTTAG